The following are encoded in a window of Miltoncostaea marina genomic DNA:
- a CDS encoding VOC family protein → MTDRDQAPSPTRVIPYADGRDPTASRAFYTDVLGFEVAMEEPVLGLTSPAERAAQVLIPPAGFEDPQPRFGVDLGSPEAVDAAHDAALRRGLRVVYPLRDEPWGVRRFFVEDPGGTVVNVLAHTAPRDQREEERPR, encoded by the coding sequence GTGACCGACCGCGACCAGGCCCCGTCGCCGACGCGGGTGATCCCCTACGCCGACGGACGCGACCCGACCGCGTCGCGGGCCTTCTACACCGACGTGCTGGGCTTCGAGGTGGCCATGGAGGAGCCGGTGCTCGGGCTCACCTCGCCCGCGGAGCGGGCCGCCCAGGTGCTGATCCCGCCGGCCGGGTTCGAGGACCCGCAGCCGCGGTTCGGCGTCGACCTGGGCTCGCCCGAGGCCGTCGACGCGGCGCACGACGCCGCGCTGCGGCGCGGCCTGCGCGTCGTCTACCCCCTGCGGGACGAGCCGTGGGGGGTGCGCCGGTTCTTCGTGGAGGACCCCGGCGGCACGGTCGTGAACGTGCTCGCGCACACGGCGCCGCGGGATCAGCGCGAGGAGGAGCGCCCCAGGTAG